The genomic region TAAATCGTTATCAGCAGCACCTGATCTGTACACGATATCTTCTGCTTTTTGCTCTCCTATTGCTGTAATAGAGATGATTAAGCCACTTTGAGATGCAGTGGTGTCTCCACCTATTAAATCTACATTATAAATTTTACATGCTAGTTTAATCCCATTATACAGCTCTTCAACCGCTTCGACCGGAAATCGATTAGACATCGCTATAGATACGGTAATTTGAGTAGGTACCGCATTCATCGCATAAACATCAGATAAATTAACCATAACAGCCTTATAACCTAAATGTTTTAGAGGTACGTAACTTAAATCAAAATGAATGCCTTCTACAAGCATGTCTGTAGTAATCACAGTAGATGTAGTGTGATCAATAACAGCAGCATCATCACCTATACCTTTAGAGGTAGATTGTTGACTAAGTTCGACATCTTGAGTGATGTAATCTATTAAACCGAATTCACCTAAATTTTCAATCGACGTGCGTTGTGGATTTTTATCTTCTATCATGCTGCAAAATTACAATGAATTAAACATCTTAAAATAAAAAATTGATAAAAATGAATGTATAATTTTAAATGTTACAACCCGTATTTTATACTTTAAATCGCTGGGAAATAGATATGTTAACTCTTGATTGCCTAAAGAACTGTTAAACTATAGATAATGAGCATACAATCATGCATTTTATAAATTGAATAGGGCATGGTTCAAAAATGGCTGTTGTATATTTGTAGTCATTTTAAATAAGGATTTTAAGCATATGATAAAGGTCTCAGATACGGCAAAAACAAAGCTTGCTCAATTAATGGGTGAAGATGGATTTGCCATAGATAATGATTATGTGCGTGTAGGTGTTAAAAGTGGTGGTTGTAGTGGTTTATCTTACGACCTGACTTTTGATAAAACAACTACAGACACAGATAAGGTTTTTGAAGCAAATGATGTGCGCATAGTAGTGGATAAGAAAAGCTTTTTATATCTAGTAGGTACAACACTTGAGTTTAGTGGTGGACTTAATGGGAAAGGTTTTGTTTTCAATAATCCTAACGCGCAAAGAACTTGTGGATGTGGAGAAAGCTTTTCTCTATAGTCTTAAGAAGTAAGAATGACACCATTAAACTAGTGTCATTCAATAATTAATAAACTAGAAGTTTAATTGTACAGTATAGAGATTACTGTCTTAAGAACTTTAAACATAGCATTATGTCTAAGTACACAGAAGAAGAATTAGAAAAAGAACTCAAGAATAAAGAGTATGAGTACGGCTTCTATACAGATATTAAATCAGACACTATTCCTGTAGGACTTAGTGAAGAAGTGATACGTATAATATCTGCTAAAAAGAATGAGCCGCAATGGATGTTAGACTGGAGATTAGAGGCATATCGCATTTTTATTGAAATGGAAGAGCCAGATTGGGCAAATGTCACTTATCCAAAGCCAGATCTACAATCCATTTCTTATTATAGTGCACCTAACTCAAAGCCTAAATATGATAGCCTTGATGAGGTTGATCCTGAATTATTAGAGACTTTTAAAAAATTAGGTATCTCGCTAGATGAGCAAAAGAAACTTGCTGGTGTAGCTATGGATATTGTTGTGGATTCAGTATCTGTTGCAACTACTTTTAAAAAGACCCTAGCAGAAAAAGGAATTATTTTCTGCCCGATTTCTGAAGCAATTCAAGAACATCCAGAGCTTGTAAAGAAATATCTTGGAACTATTATTCCGCAAAGTGATAATTACTATGCCGCTTTAAATAGCGCAGTGTTCTCTGACGGGTCTTTTTGTTATATACCTAAAGGTGTAAAATGCCCTATGGAGCTTTCTACTTACTTCCGTATTAATGAAGGAGGAACAGGCCAGTTTGAAAGAACACTAGTCATTGCAGATGAAGGAAGCTATGTATCATATCTTGAGGGATGTACAGCACCTAGTCGTGATGAGAATCAATTGCACGCCGCTTGTGTAGAATTAA from Nonlabens arenilitoris harbors:
- a CDS encoding HesB/IscA family protein gives rise to the protein MIKVSDTAKTKLAQLMGEDGFAIDNDYVRVGVKSGGCSGLSYDLTFDKTTTDTDKVFEANDVRIVVDKKSFLYLVGTTLEFSGGLNGKGFVFNNPNAQRTCGCGESFSL
- the sufB gene encoding Fe-S cluster assembly protein SufB, whose translation is MSKYTEEELEKELKNKEYEYGFYTDIKSDTIPVGLSEEVIRIISAKKNEPQWMLDWRLEAYRIFIEMEEPDWANVTYPKPDLQSISYYSAPNSKPKYDSLDEVDPELLETFKKLGISLDEQKKLAGVAMDIVVDSVSVATTFKKTLAEKGIIFCPISEAIQEHPELVKKYLGTIIPQSDNYYAALNSAVFSDGSFCYIPKGVKCPMELSTYFRINEGGTGQFERTLVIADEGSYVSYLEGCTAPSRDENQLHAACVELIALDDAEIKYSTVQNWYPGNAEGKGGVFNFVTKRGLCENNAKISWTQVETGSAVTWKYPSCVLKGDNSVGEFYSIAVTNNFQQADTGTKMIHLGKNTKSTIISKGISAGKSQNSYRGLVKINSRATNARNFSQCDSLLMGNECGAHTFPYIENSNSTSKVEHEATTSKIGEDQIFYCNQRGIDTEKAIALIVNGFSKEVLNKLPMEFAVEAQKLLEISLEGSVG